A single window of Channa argus isolate prfri chromosome 2, Channa argus male v1.0, whole genome shotgun sequence DNA harbors:
- the ptpmt1 gene encoding phosphatidylglycerophosphatase and protein-tyrosine phosphatase 1, which yields MSGALARLLFYPTLAYNVALEKVSSRRWFDRVDETVILGALPFRSMTKQLVETEDVRGVITMNETYETKYFCNSTEEWRAAGVEQLRLSTVDLTGVPSLENLHRGVEFALHHREQGTSVYVHCKAGRSRSATLAAAYLIRLHCWTPEEACQKLASVRPHILVRSAQLEVLRTYYQDVCGQSS from the exons ATGTCCGGAGCGTTAGCGCGGCTGCTCTTCTACCCGACGTTAGCTTACAATGTTGCCCTGGAGAAGGTGTCGTCTAGACGGTGGTTTGACCGGGTGGACGAGACAGTGATCCTGGGCGCTCTGCCGTTCAGATCCATGACAAAACAG TTGGTGGAAACAGAAGATGTCCGAGGTGTTATCACCATGAACGAGACGTATGAGACCAAATACTTCTGTAACTCAACTGAG GAATGGCGAGCTGCAGGGGTGGAGCAGCTCAGGCTGAGCACCGTGGACCTTACTGGCGTCCCCAGTCTGGAGAACCTGCACCGAGGTGTGGAATTTGCCCTGCACCACCGGGAGCAGGGAACCAGCGTGTACGTCCACTGCAAAGCCGGACGCTCCCGCAGTGCCACGCTGGCTGCTGCCTACCTCATTCGG CTACACTGCTGGACTCCAGAGGAAGCTTGTCAGAAGCTGGCCTCTGTTCGACCCCACATCCTGGTGCGTTCGGCTCAGCTGGAGGTGCTGAGGACATACTACCAGGATGTGTGTGGACAGTCCAGCTGA
- the prc1b gene encoding protein regulator of cytokinesis 1b isoform X2 — protein MRKSEVLAAEAVSCLNKALCHLKDIWEEIGIPEDQRLQRTNVVKNHIRNLLDMMIKEEESLKKRLLNSIQTCKTEMEKLCLELQLPVFEEEDGISMLQQEKNIRTQVDALTKEKTQRMQQLKALLDQDQDLCDILCSLPYGIAPNSVPSMEQLENFRQHISNQKAEKEKRYVEFTGLKKQIVLHMEELDHIPETSFEKDVICEDEESFCLSRENITSLKLLLCQLEERKAENVAMCESYREKIQQLWDRLQVPQEEREAFSEHMVTSRKRNLEALQAEVQRLEELKLLNIRNVTDAIRSEIAVFWEKCFFSAEQQQAFTPYFSEDFTEELLSLHDAEIQRLKQHYEEHKELFDGVHQWEESWRLFQDLEKKATDPARFTNRGGNLLKEEKQRSELHKNLPKVEKKLKAQIDAWESEQGREFLVNGQKFLQYVEEQWELHRIEKEKEKLERHLKKNKQTEEDMLYGTAVRTPTKRRFLGANTPNRSRKMFNATSNISSATSNSTMRSVYGGTVCRSPVPRLPLSANKVPAARTPGNSKPPHPRLQSGNKENVAQLKGTPLSGALLTPANQQRNFSIASVASTYSEFVRDLSKASNTKIQHGVLNSTTTKL, from the exons ATGAGAAAGAG CGAGGTGCTCGCGGCTGAGGCCGTGTCGTGCCTGAATAAAGCGCTGTGCCATCTGAAAGACATTTGGGAGGAGATCGGTATCCCAGAGGACCAGAGACTGCAGAGAACTAATGTAGTCAAGAACCACATCAGG AACCTATTAGACATGATGATCAAAGAAGAGGAATCTCTGAAAAAGAGGCTCTTAAACAGCATCCAAACATGCAAGACGGAAATGGAGAAGCTCTGTCTGGAGCTTCAGCTGCCTGTGTTTGAG GAGGAGGATGGTATCAGCATGCTCCAGCAAGAGAAGAACATCCGCACGCAGGTGGATGCTCTGACGAAGGAGAAGACTCAGAGGATGCAGCAGCTGAAGGCTCTGCTGGATCAGGACCAAGACctgtgtgacatcctgtgcTCCCTGCCATATGGCATCGCTCCAAACTCTGTCCCCTCAATGGAACAGCTGGAGAACTTCCGTCAGCACATCTCCAACCAGAAGGCGGAGAAG GAAAAGCGTTATGTTGAGTTCACAGGCCTGAAAAAACAGATTGTCCTGCACATGGAGGAGCTAGACCACATCCCTGAAACCAGTTTTGAGAAGGACGTTATCTGTGAAGATGaggagtctttttgcctttccCGAGAAAATATTACATCGCTTAAACTGCTTCTTTGTCAG CTGGAGGAGCGAAAGGCAGAGAACGTGGCCATGTGTGAGAGTTACAGAGAAAAGATACAGCAGCTGTGGGACCGACTACAGGTTCCtcaggaggagagggaggccTTCAGTGAACACATGGTCACATCCAGGAAGAGGAACTTGGAAGCG TTACAAGCAGAAGTTCAGCGTCTGGAGGAACTCAAACTGCTAAACATCCGAAATGTCACAGATGCCATCCGCTCTGAGATCGCTGTCTTTTGGGAAAAGTGTTTCTTCAGCgctgagcagcagcaggcttTCACTCCATATTTTAGCG AGGATTTTACTGAAGAGCTGTTGAGTCTGCACGATGCAGAGATCCAGCGGCTGAAGCAGCATTATGAGGAGCACAAAGAGCTTTTTGATGGGGTTCACCAATGGGAGGAAAGCTGGAGACTCTTCCAGGACCTGGAG AAAAAAGCTACAGATCCGGCCAGATTCACTAACAGAGGAGGGAATCTTCTCAAAGAGGAGAAGCAGAGGTCTGAGCTCCATAAAAACCTGCCCAag gttgaaaagaaattaaaagccCAGATTGACGCATGGGAAAGTGAGCAGGGTCGGGAGTTTCTGGTGAATGGCCAGAAGTTTCTACAGTATGTGGAGGAGCAGTGGGAGCTGCACCgaatagagaaagaaaaggagaaactaGAAAGG CACCTGAAGAAGAACAAACAGACTGAGGAGGACATGCTTTACGGAACAGCAGTGAGAACCCCGACCAAACGCAGATTCCTCGGTGCTAATACTCCAAATAGATCGCGGAAAATG TTTAACGCGACTTCCAACATTTCCAGTGCCACCTCTAACAGCACCATGCGCTCGGTTTATGGTGGAACTGTCTGTCGCTCGCCTGTACCACGGCTGCCTCTTTCAGCAAACAAG GTTCCGGCAGCAAGAACCCCAGGTAACAGTAAACCCCCCCACCCACGACTACAGAGCGGCAACAAAGAGAATGTGGCTCAGCTGAAGGGGACCCCTTTGAGCGGTGCGTTGCTGACCCCCGCTAACCAACAGCGTAACTTCAGCATAGCCTCTGTTGCCAGCACATATTCAGAGTTTGTG CGAGACCTGTCCAAGGCCTCTAACACCAAGATCCAGCACGGCGTCCTGAACTCTACCACCACCAAGCTTTGA
- the hddc3 gene encoding guanosine-3',5'-bis(diphosphate) 3'-pyrophosphohydrolase MESH1, whose protein sequence is MNSDVVVLLETVNFAADKHRNQRRKDPDGTPYINHPIGVARILAHEGGITDINVLQAALLHDTVEDTDTSPAELEAKFGPTVARIVQEVTDDKSLAKQERKRQQVEHAPYCSREAKLVKLADKLYNLRDLNRCTPVGWTGERVQEYFVWACEVVKGLKGTNSALEEKLEELFTQRAVQL, encoded by the exons ATGAATTCAGACGTGGTTGTGTTGTTGGAGACTGTTAATTTTGCCGCAGATAAACATCGTAACCAGCGCCGTAAAGATCCAGACGGAACCCCGTACATTAATCACCCGATCG GAGTAGCGAGAATTCTCGCCCATGAGGGAGGCATTACAGACATTAACGTTTTGCAA gCTGCTCTGCTTCATGACACAGTAGAGGACACAGACACGTCTCCTGCAGAGCTCGAAGCAAAGTTTGGACCCACTGTGGCTCGTATTGTTCAGGAAGTGACAGATGACAAAAGTTTGGCCAAACAGGAGAGGAAACGTCAGCAGGTGGAACATGCGCCTTACTGCAGCCGTGAAGCCAAACTGGTCAAACTGGCTGATAAACTGTACAACCTGAGGGACCTGAACCGCTGCACACCTGTTG gtTGGACAGGTGAGCGGGTTCAGGAGTACTTTGTTTGGGCTTGTGAGGTTGTGAAAGGCCTGAAAGGAACCAACTCAGCTCTGGAGGAGAAGCTGGAGGAGCTGTTCACACAGAGAGCGGTCCAGCTCTGA
- the prc1b gene encoding protein regulator of cytokinesis 1b isoform X4: MMIKEEESLKKRLLNSIQTCKTEMEKLCLELQLPVFEEEDGISMLQQEKNIRTQVDALTKEKTQRMQQLKALLDQDQDLCDILCSLPYGIAPNSVPSMEQLENFRQHISNQKAEKEKRYVEFTGLKKQIVLHMEELDHIPETSFEKDVICEDEESFCLSRENITSLKLLLCQLEERKAENVAMCESYREKIQQLWDRLQVPQEEREAFSEHMVTSRKRNLEALQAEVQRLEELKLLNIRNVTDAIRSEIAVFWEKCFFSAEQQQAFTPYFSEDFTEELLSLHDAEIQRLKQHYEEHKELFDGVHQWEESWRLFQDLEKKATDPARFTNRGGNLLKEEKQRSELHKNLPKVEKKLKAQIDAWESEQGREFLVNGQKFLQYVEEQWELHRIEKEKEKLERHLKKNKQTEEDMLYGTAVRTPTKRRFLGANTPNRSRKMFNATSNISSATSNSTMRSVYGGTVCRSPVPRLPLSANKVPAARTPGNSKPPHPRLQSGNKENVAQLKGTPLSGALLTPANQQRNFSIASVASTYSEFVRDLVNTESVQSSETCPRPLTPRSSTAS, from the exons ATGATGATCAAAGAAGAGGAATCTCTGAAAAAGAGGCTCTTAAACAGCATCCAAACATGCAAGACGGAAATGGAGAAGCTCTGTCTGGAGCTTCAGCTGCCTGTGTTTGAG GAGGAGGATGGTATCAGCATGCTCCAGCAAGAGAAGAACATCCGCACGCAGGTGGATGCTCTGACGAAGGAGAAGACTCAGAGGATGCAGCAGCTGAAGGCTCTGCTGGATCAGGACCAAGACctgtgtgacatcctgtgcTCCCTGCCATATGGCATCGCTCCAAACTCTGTCCCCTCAATGGAACAGCTGGAGAACTTCCGTCAGCACATCTCCAACCAGAAGGCGGAGAAG GAAAAGCGTTATGTTGAGTTCACAGGCCTGAAAAAACAGATTGTCCTGCACATGGAGGAGCTAGACCACATCCCTGAAACCAGTTTTGAGAAGGACGTTATCTGTGAAGATGaggagtctttttgcctttccCGAGAAAATATTACATCGCTTAAACTGCTTCTTTGTCAG CTGGAGGAGCGAAAGGCAGAGAACGTGGCCATGTGTGAGAGTTACAGAGAAAAGATACAGCAGCTGTGGGACCGACTACAGGTTCCtcaggaggagagggaggccTTCAGTGAACACATGGTCACATCCAGGAAGAGGAACTTGGAAGCG TTACAAGCAGAAGTTCAGCGTCTGGAGGAACTCAAACTGCTAAACATCCGAAATGTCACAGATGCCATCCGCTCTGAGATCGCTGTCTTTTGGGAAAAGTGTTTCTTCAGCgctgagcagcagcaggcttTCACTCCATATTTTAGCG AGGATTTTACTGAAGAGCTGTTGAGTCTGCACGATGCAGAGATCCAGCGGCTGAAGCAGCATTATGAGGAGCACAAAGAGCTTTTTGATGGGGTTCACCAATGGGAGGAAAGCTGGAGACTCTTCCAGGACCTGGAG AAAAAAGCTACAGATCCGGCCAGATTCACTAACAGAGGAGGGAATCTTCTCAAAGAGGAGAAGCAGAGGTCTGAGCTCCATAAAAACCTGCCCAag gttgaaaagaaattaaaagccCAGATTGACGCATGGGAAAGTGAGCAGGGTCGGGAGTTTCTGGTGAATGGCCAGAAGTTTCTACAGTATGTGGAGGAGCAGTGGGAGCTGCACCgaatagagaaagaaaaggagaaactaGAAAGG CACCTGAAGAAGAACAAACAGACTGAGGAGGACATGCTTTACGGAACAGCAGTGAGAACCCCGACCAAACGCAGATTCCTCGGTGCTAATACTCCAAATAGATCGCGGAAAATG TTTAACGCGACTTCCAACATTTCCAGTGCCACCTCTAACAGCACCATGCGCTCGGTTTATGGTGGAACTGTCTGTCGCTCGCCTGTACCACGGCTGCCTCTTTCAGCAAACAAG GTTCCGGCAGCAAGAACCCCAGGTAACAGTAAACCCCCCCACCCACGACTACAGAGCGGCAACAAAGAGAATGTGGCTCAGCTGAAGGGGACCCCTTTGAGCGGTGCGTTGCTGACCCCCGCTAACCAACAGCGTAACTTCAGCATAGCCTCTGTTGCCAGCACATATTCAGAGTTTGTG agAGACTTGGTCAACACTGAATCTGTTCAGTCAAG CGAGACCTGTCCAAGGCCTCTAACACCAAGATCCAGCACGGCGTCCTGA
- the vps33b gene encoding vacuolar protein sorting-associated protein 33B, with protein MAHGARRDSPELPDFSLLKRLAKDQLVYLLEQLPGKKDLFIEADLMSPLDRIANVSTLKQHEVDKLYKVEHKPIVSTSDQLCFLIRPRIQTVKWICDVVNADKAAGKCRRYKIIFTPQKFYACETVLEEQGIFGDVTTDEWAFYLLPLDDDIISLELPEFFRDNFLAGDQRWVRTASSALHLLHSLYGPFSKFYGIGRCSKMVYDLWRKQAEKGERKAPKADIGRVFLIDRDVDFVTPLCSQVVYEGLVDDTFRIKCGCVEFGSDVTSSDKSVKVMLNSQDKVFNEIRNEHFSNVFSFLSQKARNLQTAYDKRQGMDIKQMKAFVSEELKGLKQEHRLLSLHIGASESIMKKKTKQDFQELLKTEHSLLEGFEIRESISFIEEHINRQVSMLESLRLLCLLSITENGLLPKDYRSLKAQYLQSYGVDHLLTLANLRHLGLLIEQQPGETLTVMESKVGKLVNDKTAGRLTDAFSSLAKKSNFRALSRKLNLVPKSDDEYDLRVPRDMAYIFSGAYIPLSCKLVEQVLERDGWTGLEEVTRLLNGNEFFAQESNGADLSTKNDSQRIVLVMFLGGCTFSEISALRFLGRERGYKFIVLTTAITNSSRLLEALLGNQV; from the exons ATGGCTCACGGTGCCAGGAGGGACTCCCCGGAGCTCCCCGACTTCTCTCTGCTGAAGAGGTTGGCCAAAGATCAGCTCGTCTACCTGCTAGAACAG CTGCCAGGGAAGAAAGATCTCTTTATTGAGGCGGATTTGATGAGCCCCTTGGATCGTATTGCTAATGTGTCAACACTAAAG CAACATGAAGTCGACAAACTCTACAAAGTGGAACACAAACCTATTGTCAGCACCTCAGATCA ACTTTGTTTTCTGATCCGACCAAGAATACAAACGGTGAAGTGGATATGTG ATGTGGTCAATGCAGACAAGGCAGCAGGAAAATGTAGAAGATACAAGATCATCTTCACCCCTCAGAAG TTCTATGCCTGTGAGACAGTGCTGGAGGAGCAGGGGATATTTGGTG ATGTGACCACTGACGAATGGGCTTTTTATCTTCTTCCACTTGACGATGACATTATTAGTCTGGAGCTGCCAGAATTCTTTCGAGACAACTTCCTG GCAGGAGATCAACGCTGGGTGAGGACGGCCAGCAGTGCCCTGCACCTCCTTCACTCCCTTTACGGCCCGTTCTCTAAGTTCTACGGGATTGGACGATGTTCCAAG ATGGTGTATGACTTGTGGAGGAAGCAGGCAGAAAAGGGGGAAAGAAAAGCTCCTAAAGCTGACATAGGAAGGGTTTTTCTCATCGATAGAG ATGTGGACTTTGTCACTCCTCTCTGCTCGCAAGTTGTCTATGAAGGACTTGTAGATGATACATTTAGAATCAAATGTG gatgtgtggagtttggatcTGACGTTACGTCCTCTGACAAAAGTGTGAAGGTTATGCTCAACTCTCAGGATAAG GTCTTCAATGAAATCAGAAATGAGCACTTCTCCAATGTGTTCAGCTTCCTCAGTCAGAAAGCCAGGAACCTTCAGACTGCATATGAC AAGCGTCAGGGGATGGACATAAAGCAGATGAAGGCGTTTGTGTCCGAGGAGCTAAAAGGCTTAAAACAGGAACATCGGCTGCTCAGTCTAC ACATCGGAGCTAGTGAATCGataatgaagaagaaaacaaagcaggatTTCCAGGAGCTGTTGAAGACTGAACACT ctTTACTTGAGGGATTCGAAATCCGTGAAAGCATCTCTTTCATAGAGGAACACATCAACAGACAG gTCTCCATGCTAGAAAGTCTGAGGCTGCTGTGTCTTCTGTCTATCACAGAAAACG gACTCCTGCCAAAAGATTACCGCTCATTAAAAGCACAGTATTTACAG AGCTATGGAGTCGACCACCTGCTCACGTTGGCCAACCTGAGGCACCTGGGCCTGCTGATAGAGCAGCAGCCAGGGGAAACTCTGACTGTCATGGAGAGCAAAGTGGGCAAACTGGTCAACGACAAAACTGCAG GAAGGCTGACAGATGCCTTCTCTTCTCTGGCAAAGAAAAGCAACTTTAGAGCTTTGAGCAGAAAACTCAACCTG GTGCCAAAGTCAGATGATGAGTATGACCTGCGTGTCCCACGAGACATGGCGTACATCTTTAGCGGTGCCTACATCCCTCTGAGCTGCAAACTTGTCGAGCAG GTGCTGGAGCGAGATGGTTGGACGGGGCTTGAAGAAGTCACCAGGCTGCTAAACGGGAATGAATTTTTTGCTCAAG AAAGCAACGGAGCTGATTTGAGCACAAAGAATGACTCTCAGCGCATCGTCCTGGTCATGTTCCTCGGTGGCTGCACCTTCTCAGAGATCTCTGCCCTACGTTTCCTCggcagagagagag GTTATAAATTCATTGTGTTAACAACAGCAATTACAAACAGTTCAAGACTCCTCGAGGCTTTGCTGGGCAACCAAGTATGA
- the prc1b gene encoding protein regulator of cytokinesis 1b isoform X3: MRKSEVLAAEAVSCLNKALCHLKDIWEEIGIPEDQRLQRTNVVKNHIRNLLDMMIKEEESLKKRLLNSIQTCKTEMEKLCLELQLPVFEEEDGISMLQQEKNIRTQVDALTKEKTQRMQQLKALLDQDQDLCDILCSLPYGIAPNSVPSMEQLENFRQHISNQKAEKEKRYVEFTGLKKQIVLHMEELDHIPETSFEKDVICEDEESFCLSRENITSLKLLLCQLEERKAENVAMCESYREKIQQLWDRLQVPQEEREAFSEHMVTSRKRNLEALQAEVQRLEELKLLNIRNVTDAIRSEIAVFWEKCFFSAEQQQAFTPYFSEDFTEELLSLHDAEIQRLKQHYEEHKELFDGVHQWEESWRLFQDLEKKATDPARFTNRGGNLLKEEKQRSELHKNLPKVEKKLKAQIDAWESEQGREFLVNGQKFLQYVEEQWELHRIEKEKEKLERHLKKNKQTEEDMLYGTAVRTPTKRRFLGANTPNRSRKMFNATSNISSATSNSTMRSVYGGTVCRSPVPRLPLSANKVPAARTPGNSKPPHPRLQSGNKENVAQLKGTPLSARPVQGL; this comes from the exons ATGAGAAAGAG CGAGGTGCTCGCGGCTGAGGCCGTGTCGTGCCTGAATAAAGCGCTGTGCCATCTGAAAGACATTTGGGAGGAGATCGGTATCCCAGAGGACCAGAGACTGCAGAGAACTAATGTAGTCAAGAACCACATCAGG AACCTATTAGACATGATGATCAAAGAAGAGGAATCTCTGAAAAAGAGGCTCTTAAACAGCATCCAAACATGCAAGACGGAAATGGAGAAGCTCTGTCTGGAGCTTCAGCTGCCTGTGTTTGAG GAGGAGGATGGTATCAGCATGCTCCAGCAAGAGAAGAACATCCGCACGCAGGTGGATGCTCTGACGAAGGAGAAGACTCAGAGGATGCAGCAGCTGAAGGCTCTGCTGGATCAGGACCAAGACctgtgtgacatcctgtgcTCCCTGCCATATGGCATCGCTCCAAACTCTGTCCCCTCAATGGAACAGCTGGAGAACTTCCGTCAGCACATCTCCAACCAGAAGGCGGAGAAG GAAAAGCGTTATGTTGAGTTCACAGGCCTGAAAAAACAGATTGTCCTGCACATGGAGGAGCTAGACCACATCCCTGAAACCAGTTTTGAGAAGGACGTTATCTGTGAAGATGaggagtctttttgcctttccCGAGAAAATATTACATCGCTTAAACTGCTTCTTTGTCAG CTGGAGGAGCGAAAGGCAGAGAACGTGGCCATGTGTGAGAGTTACAGAGAAAAGATACAGCAGCTGTGGGACCGACTACAGGTTCCtcaggaggagagggaggccTTCAGTGAACACATGGTCACATCCAGGAAGAGGAACTTGGAAGCG TTACAAGCAGAAGTTCAGCGTCTGGAGGAACTCAAACTGCTAAACATCCGAAATGTCACAGATGCCATCCGCTCTGAGATCGCTGTCTTTTGGGAAAAGTGTTTCTTCAGCgctgagcagcagcaggcttTCACTCCATATTTTAGCG AGGATTTTACTGAAGAGCTGTTGAGTCTGCACGATGCAGAGATCCAGCGGCTGAAGCAGCATTATGAGGAGCACAAAGAGCTTTTTGATGGGGTTCACCAATGGGAGGAAAGCTGGAGACTCTTCCAGGACCTGGAG AAAAAAGCTACAGATCCGGCCAGATTCACTAACAGAGGAGGGAATCTTCTCAAAGAGGAGAAGCAGAGGTCTGAGCTCCATAAAAACCTGCCCAag gttgaaaagaaattaaaagccCAGATTGACGCATGGGAAAGTGAGCAGGGTCGGGAGTTTCTGGTGAATGGCCAGAAGTTTCTACAGTATGTGGAGGAGCAGTGGGAGCTGCACCgaatagagaaagaaaaggagaaactaGAAAGG CACCTGAAGAAGAACAAACAGACTGAGGAGGACATGCTTTACGGAACAGCAGTGAGAACCCCGACCAAACGCAGATTCCTCGGTGCTAATACTCCAAATAGATCGCGGAAAATG TTTAACGCGACTTCCAACATTTCCAGTGCCACCTCTAACAGCACCATGCGCTCGGTTTATGGTGGAACTGTCTGTCGCTCGCCTGTACCACGGCTGCCTCTTTCAGCAAACAAG GTTCCGGCAGCAAGAACCCCAGGTAACAGTAAACCCCCCCACCCACGACTACAGAGCGGCAACAAAGAGAATGTGGCTCAGCTGAAGGGGACCCCTTTGAGCG CGAGACCTGTCCAAGGCCTCTAA
- the prc1b gene encoding protein regulator of cytokinesis 1b isoform X1 has translation MRKSEVLAAEAVSCLNKALCHLKDIWEEIGIPEDQRLQRTNVVKNHIRNLLDMMIKEEESLKKRLLNSIQTCKTEMEKLCLELQLPVFEEEDGISMLQQEKNIRTQVDALTKEKTQRMQQLKALLDQDQDLCDILCSLPYGIAPNSVPSMEQLENFRQHISNQKAEKEKRYVEFTGLKKQIVLHMEELDHIPETSFEKDVICEDEESFCLSRENITSLKLLLCQLEERKAENVAMCESYREKIQQLWDRLQVPQEEREAFSEHMVTSRKRNLEALQAEVQRLEELKLLNIRNVTDAIRSEIAVFWEKCFFSAEQQQAFTPYFSEDFTEELLSLHDAEIQRLKQHYEEHKELFDGVHQWEESWRLFQDLEKKATDPARFTNRGGNLLKEEKQRSELHKNLPKVEKKLKAQIDAWESEQGREFLVNGQKFLQYVEEQWELHRIEKEKEKLERHLKKNKQTEEDMLYGTAVRTPTKRRFLGANTPNRSRKMFNATSNISSATSNSTMRSVYGGTVCRSPVPRLPLSANKVPAARTPGNSKPPHPRLQSGNKENVAQLKGTPLSGALLTPANQQRNFSIASVASTYSEFVRDLVNTESVQSSETCPRPLTPRSSTAS, from the exons ATGAGAAAGAG CGAGGTGCTCGCGGCTGAGGCCGTGTCGTGCCTGAATAAAGCGCTGTGCCATCTGAAAGACATTTGGGAGGAGATCGGTATCCCAGAGGACCAGAGACTGCAGAGAACTAATGTAGTCAAGAACCACATCAGG AACCTATTAGACATGATGATCAAAGAAGAGGAATCTCTGAAAAAGAGGCTCTTAAACAGCATCCAAACATGCAAGACGGAAATGGAGAAGCTCTGTCTGGAGCTTCAGCTGCCTGTGTTTGAG GAGGAGGATGGTATCAGCATGCTCCAGCAAGAGAAGAACATCCGCACGCAGGTGGATGCTCTGACGAAGGAGAAGACTCAGAGGATGCAGCAGCTGAAGGCTCTGCTGGATCAGGACCAAGACctgtgtgacatcctgtgcTCCCTGCCATATGGCATCGCTCCAAACTCTGTCCCCTCAATGGAACAGCTGGAGAACTTCCGTCAGCACATCTCCAACCAGAAGGCGGAGAAG GAAAAGCGTTATGTTGAGTTCACAGGCCTGAAAAAACAGATTGTCCTGCACATGGAGGAGCTAGACCACATCCCTGAAACCAGTTTTGAGAAGGACGTTATCTGTGAAGATGaggagtctttttgcctttccCGAGAAAATATTACATCGCTTAAACTGCTTCTTTGTCAG CTGGAGGAGCGAAAGGCAGAGAACGTGGCCATGTGTGAGAGTTACAGAGAAAAGATACAGCAGCTGTGGGACCGACTACAGGTTCCtcaggaggagagggaggccTTCAGTGAACACATGGTCACATCCAGGAAGAGGAACTTGGAAGCG TTACAAGCAGAAGTTCAGCGTCTGGAGGAACTCAAACTGCTAAACATCCGAAATGTCACAGATGCCATCCGCTCTGAGATCGCTGTCTTTTGGGAAAAGTGTTTCTTCAGCgctgagcagcagcaggcttTCACTCCATATTTTAGCG AGGATTTTACTGAAGAGCTGTTGAGTCTGCACGATGCAGAGATCCAGCGGCTGAAGCAGCATTATGAGGAGCACAAAGAGCTTTTTGATGGGGTTCACCAATGGGAGGAAAGCTGGAGACTCTTCCAGGACCTGGAG AAAAAAGCTACAGATCCGGCCAGATTCACTAACAGAGGAGGGAATCTTCTCAAAGAGGAGAAGCAGAGGTCTGAGCTCCATAAAAACCTGCCCAag gttgaaaagaaattaaaagccCAGATTGACGCATGGGAAAGTGAGCAGGGTCGGGAGTTTCTGGTGAATGGCCAGAAGTTTCTACAGTATGTGGAGGAGCAGTGGGAGCTGCACCgaatagagaaagaaaaggagaaactaGAAAGG CACCTGAAGAAGAACAAACAGACTGAGGAGGACATGCTTTACGGAACAGCAGTGAGAACCCCGACCAAACGCAGATTCCTCGGTGCTAATACTCCAAATAGATCGCGGAAAATG TTTAACGCGACTTCCAACATTTCCAGTGCCACCTCTAACAGCACCATGCGCTCGGTTTATGGTGGAACTGTCTGTCGCTCGCCTGTACCACGGCTGCCTCTTTCAGCAAACAAG GTTCCGGCAGCAAGAACCCCAGGTAACAGTAAACCCCCCCACCCACGACTACAGAGCGGCAACAAAGAGAATGTGGCTCAGCTGAAGGGGACCCCTTTGAGCGGTGCGTTGCTGACCCCCGCTAACCAACAGCGTAACTTCAGCATAGCCTCTGTTGCCAGCACATATTCAGAGTTTGTG agAGACTTGGTCAACACTGAATCTGTTCAGTCAAG CGAGACCTGTCCAAGGCCTCTAACACCAAGATCCAGCACGGCGTCCTGA